A region of Sphingomonas crusticola DNA encodes the following proteins:
- a CDS encoding efflux RND transporter permease subunit, with amino-acid sequence MRFSRFFITRPIFAAVIAIAITIVGALAYFALPISQYPDIVPPTVTVTANYPGASAETVAETVAAPIEQEINGVDNMLYQSSQSTGDGKLVVTVTFKIGTDLDAAQVLVQNRVAVAVPRLPEEVQRLGVVTKKTSPDFLMVVNLISPDDSLDRGYISNYALTQVRDRLARIDGVGDVQLFGSRDFSMRVWIDPGRAAALGLTAGDIVSALRAQNVQVASGALGQPPYDTGQAFQLNVETQGRLTDPKQFGDVVVRTDPDGHQVRVSDVARVELGAQDYGTNTYLSGKPTVIVAVFQRPGSNALAAAEGVSAAMKEMSGKFPQGLAYRVIYNPTEFISQSIDAVKHTLAEAMILVVLVILIFLQKWRAAIIPIVAIPVSLIGTFAVLEAVGYSLNNLSLFGMVLAIGIVVDDAIVVVENVERNLERGLTPLEAARTSMDEVSTALVAIVLVLCAVFVPTLFLSGLSGAFYRQFAVTISSATIISLVLSLTLSPALAAILLKPHAAQDEGGPRWRRAIRTAGGRFNRGFERLSQGYGRLTHRLVLRPGRMMLAYAGLIALTVGVFWATPTGFVPAQDQGYFLTVIQLPPGSSIARTDAVMKKVAARILPLKGVKGSVMLAGFDGPSQTLAPNTAAAYVPLMSFEERKKLGVSLGSIMGEAQKATADITEARLLIVPPPLIQGIGSAGGYRIMVQDQGGHGYNDLGAVSYGLIGQANQTKGLKQIYTFFATNTPRIFADIDRRKADLLGVPPERVFEALQVYLGSAFVNDFNLLGRTYRVTAQADARYRNTTADIANLKTRSNSGAMVPIGSVATFKDKTGPYRVTRYNLFPAVEVDGDTAPGTSSGEALKTMDALADKTLPAGYGHEWTGIAYQQKAAGSTSALVFAMAVVFVFLVLAAQYESLTLPLAIVLIVPMCLLAAMTGVNLRGMDNNVLTQIGLVVLIALAAKNAILVVEFAKQAEEEQGMSPVDAAVHAARTRLRPILMTSFAFILGAVPLVIAKGAGSELRQALGTAVFFGMIGVTGFGLIFTPTFYVVCRALGDRFARRRGGQAGSLALQPAE; translated from the coding sequence TCGCCGCGGTGATCGCGATCGCGATCACCATCGTCGGCGCGCTTGCCTATTTCGCGCTGCCGATCTCGCAATATCCGGACATCGTGCCACCGACCGTAACCGTGACCGCCAATTATCCGGGCGCAAGCGCGGAGACGGTGGCCGAGACGGTCGCCGCGCCGATCGAGCAGGAGATTAACGGCGTCGACAACATGCTGTACCAGTCGTCGCAATCGACCGGCGACGGCAAGCTGGTCGTCACCGTCACCTTCAAGATCGGTACCGACCTCGACGCCGCGCAGGTGCTGGTCCAGAACCGCGTCGCGGTCGCCGTGCCGCGCCTGCCGGAAGAAGTTCAGCGGCTTGGCGTCGTCACCAAGAAGACTTCGCCCGACTTCCTGATGGTCGTGAACCTGATCTCGCCCGACGACAGCCTCGATCGCGGCTATATCTCCAACTACGCCCTGACCCAGGTGCGCGACCGCCTGGCGCGGATCGACGGCGTCGGCGACGTGCAATTGTTCGGCAGCCGCGACTTCTCGATGCGCGTGTGGATCGATCCCGGCCGTGCGGCGGCATTGGGCCTGACCGCGGGCGACATCGTGTCGGCGCTGCGCGCGCAAAACGTGCAGGTCGCTTCCGGCGCGCTAGGGCAGCCCCCTTATGACACGGGCCAGGCCTTCCAGCTCAACGTCGAGACGCAAGGCCGCCTGACGGATCCAAAGCAGTTCGGGGACGTGGTCGTCCGCACCGATCCCGATGGACATCAGGTGCGTGTCTCCGATGTCGCACGCGTCGAGCTCGGCGCGCAGGATTACGGCACCAACACCTATCTCAGCGGCAAGCCGACCGTGATCGTCGCCGTCTTCCAACGGCCCGGATCGAACGCGCTCGCCGCCGCCGAAGGTGTCTCCGCCGCGATGAAGGAAATGTCGGGCAAGTTCCCGCAGGGTCTCGCCTATCGCGTGATCTACAATCCGACCGAATTCATCTCGCAGTCGATCGACGCGGTGAAGCATACGCTGGCCGAGGCGATGATCCTGGTCGTGCTGGTCATCCTCATATTCCTCCAGAAGTGGCGCGCGGCGATCATTCCGATCGTGGCCATCCCGGTCTCGCTGATCGGGACCTTCGCGGTGCTGGAGGCGGTCGGCTATTCGCTCAACAACCTGTCGCTGTTCGGCATGGTGCTGGCGATCGGCATCGTCGTCGATGACGCCATCGTCGTGGTCGAAAATGTCGAGCGGAACCTCGAACGCGGGCTCACGCCACTCGAGGCGGCGCGAACGTCGATGGACGAGGTTTCGACGGCGCTGGTGGCGATCGTGCTGGTGCTGTGCGCGGTGTTCGTGCCGACCTTGTTCCTGAGCGGTCTGTCCGGCGCCTTCTATCGCCAGTTCGCGGTCACGATCTCGTCGGCAACGATCATTTCGCTCGTCCTGTCGCTTACGCTTTCCCCGGCGCTTGCCGCAATCCTGCTCAAGCCGCACGCGGCGCAGGACGAAGGCGGCCCACGCTGGCGGCGTGCGATCCGCACTGCGGGCGGCCGGTTCAACCGTGGGTTCGAGCGGCTTAGCCAGGGCTATGGGCGCCTGACGCACCGGCTGGTGCTGCGGCCGGGTCGCATGATGCTGGCTTATGCGGGCTTGATCGCGCTCACCGTGGGCGTTTTCTGGGCCACGCCGACCGGCTTCGTGCCGGCGCAGGATCAGGGCTATTTCCTGACCGTGATCCAGCTGCCGCCCGGATCCTCGATCGCGCGCACCGATGCCGTGATGAAGAAGGTTGCCGCGCGCATCCTGCCGCTCAAGGGGGTCAAGGGTTCGGTCATGCTCGCCGGCTTCGACGGGCCGTCGCAGACTCTCGCCCCGAACACTGCCGCGGCCTACGTCCCGTTGATGAGCTTCGAGGAGCGCAAGAAGCTCGGGGTCTCGCTCGGCAGCATCATGGGCGAAGCGCAGAAGGCGACCGCCGACATCACCGAAGCCCGGCTGCTGATCGTCCCGCCGCCACTGATCCAAGGTATCGGTTCCGCCGGCGGCTATCGCATCATGGTCCAGGACCAGGGCGGCCACGGCTATAACGACCTTGGCGCCGTCAGCTATGGTCTGATCGGCCAGGCCAATCAGACCAAGGGCCTGAAGCAGATCTACACCTTCTTCGCGACCAACACGCCGCGCATCTTCGCCGATATCGATCGGCGCAAGGCCGATCTGCTGGGCGTGCCGCCGGAACGCGTGTTCGAAGCTTTGCAGGTCTATCTCGGCTCGGCGTTCGTCAACGATTTCAACCTGCTCGGCCGCACCTATCGCGTCACCGCGCAGGCTGACGCGCGGTACCGCAACACGACCGCCGACATCGCCAACCTGAAGACGCGTTCGAATTCCGGCGCGATGGTGCCGATCGGATCGGTCGCAACCTTCAAGGACAAGACCGGGCCGTATCGCGTAACGCGCTACAATCTCTTCCCGGCGGTCGAGGTTGATGGCGACACCGCACCGGGCACGTCGTCGGGCGAAGCGCTCAAGACTATGGATGCGCTGGCCGACAAGACTTTGCCTGCGGGCTACGGTCACGAATGGACCGGCATCGCCTATCAGCAGAAGGCGGCCGGCAGCACGTCCGCGCTGGTCTTCGCAATGGCAGTGGTGTTCGTCTTCCTGGTGCTGGCGGCGCAATATGAAAGCCTGACGCTGCCACTGGCGATCGTCTTGATCGTGCCGATGTGCCTGTTGGCGGCGATGACCGGCGTGAACCTGCGCGGCATGGACAATAATGTCCTCACGCAGATCGGGCTGGTCGTGCTGATCGCGCTGGCGGCGAAGAACGCGATCCTGGTGGTCGAGTTCGCCAAACAGGCGGAGGAAGAACAGGGCATGTCGCCGGTCGATGCCGCGGTCCATGCTGCGCGCACCCGCCTGCGGCCGATCCTGATGACCAGCTTCGCGTTCATCCTCGGCGCAGTGCCGCTCGTGATCGCCAAGGGGGCGGGCTCGGAACTCCGCCAGGCGCTCGGCACGGCTGTCTTCTTCGGCATGATCGGCGTGACCGGCTTCGGCCTGATTTTCACGCCGACCTTCTACGTTGTCTGCCGCGCATTGGGCGATCGCTTTGCCCGTCGCCGCGGCGGCCAGGCCGGCAGCCTCGCGCTGCAGCCGGCCGAATAA
- a CDS encoding autotransporter outer membrane beta-barrel domain-containing protein: MRLALTATCITTLATLLAAEARADTTISTATTAPVRTSTAGNISITADGSITPTAAGNAVTIDSNNTVTSAGKITFSGINDAAGIVAAGGFTSGITNSGAITLDETYTRTDTNADTVLDGPYAQGSNRYAIRIDGTTPFTGTLNNTGVITVRGNNSAGIFAAAPIVGNVTTNTGAITVTGNNDYGVRLGSVTGNVAISSAISMLGGNSTGLALTGNVTGQVVVHGSITTTGYSSTALPADVTKLTAENLQQGGSAMVVNGNVAGGVLIAAAPADTTNTTADVDKDGIADATQTTATFVTYGSAPSLLIGSTAAPVTLGVFSGDTNGLIINGKIAGVGVYSGISATGAQVGGLGAPVTVNGGIAVGGQIAGSANGAAAYGLRLGAGATTPKLTVTGSIGAGATATAGGSSVGVQIDAGATLPTIANSGTISAQTTAATGASTAILDKSGTLASVTNSGSILASSTDGTQRAIDASVNTTGFTYTQALATSTQTTLPALSGGLVTGSGNDVVSASAGVISSKMALGAGNDTIALSGTTAAVIDATLGDGNDNVTLSGTSSYSGSIDFGAGNNTLTIGTGSGFFGKFINTNGAALNAAVALNGGTLAFNTTDTSTMSSLNVSGGTIGVVLDPTTPAAHTLINVTGATTFTGPATLAVSLVKFGLTSGSTTVLQSGSLVGANNLSLSISNLPYLLKGSLATDATAGTVGVAIQRKTATELQLRRSEAASYDAVFSAIQSNTTLSTLFLGLTERDPTLLHYREMLPDHQGGVFDVLSEGSRALAPTENVTPWATLGRVSLWAQQALWDEHQGANDTPGNGGSGWGLTGGGDLAIGDNSRAGISIGYIHGDVRDSGANEVSANQFGGGLHWYSGWGGLKLTAYGSAGYVRLSETRSLSGATDTSPSILTSKGKWNGINAAAGAKASYEWTAGAFYLRPSALLTYNRLSESSHNETGGGAGFDLAVAKRTSSEAAATGMLAAGINFGNRTDPEATTLRLELEGGRRQILSSDLNGTRAHFTGGSDFTLLPEDRKSGWVGGANASLGSSSFRFIASGVVETRSNGQRIFSGRFGFRGSF, encoded by the coding sequence ATGCGCCTGGCGCTCACAGCAACCTGCATCACCACCCTTGCAACTCTTCTCGCGGCTGAAGCGCGCGCCGATACGACGATCAGCACCGCCACCACCGCGCCGGTCCGCACCTCTACCGCTGGCAATATCAGCATCACGGCCGACGGTTCGATCACGCCTACCGCGGCGGGTAATGCGGTTACGATCGACAGCAACAATACCGTCACCAGCGCAGGCAAGATCACTTTTTCCGGCATCAATGATGCGGCCGGCATCGTCGCGGCGGGCGGTTTCACCAGCGGCATTACCAATTCGGGCGCGATCACGCTCGACGAAACCTATACCCGTACCGACACTAATGCCGACACTGTGCTCGACGGACCCTATGCCCAGGGCAGCAACCGCTATGCGATCCGCATCGACGGCACCACGCCCTTCACCGGCACGCTGAACAACACCGGCGTGATCACCGTTCGCGGCAACAATTCGGCCGGCATCTTTGCGGCCGCGCCGATCGTCGGCAACGTCACGACCAACACCGGGGCGATCACCGTCACCGGCAACAACGATTACGGTGTCCGGCTGGGATCGGTGACCGGAAATGTCGCTATCTCCAGCGCGATCAGCATGCTCGGCGGCAATTCCACGGGCCTCGCGCTGACCGGCAACGTCACCGGTCAGGTGGTGGTGCACGGATCGATCACGACCACGGGTTATAGCTCGACCGCGCTTCCGGCTGACGTCACCAAGCTCACCGCGGAAAACTTGCAGCAAGGCGGGTCGGCGATGGTCGTCAACGGCAACGTCGCCGGCGGCGTGCTGATTGCCGCCGCTCCGGCGGACACGACCAACACCACCGCCGACGTCGACAAGGACGGCATTGCCGACGCGACGCAGACAACCGCCACCTTCGTCACTTATGGCAGCGCACCTTCGCTGCTGATCGGGTCGACGGCCGCACCGGTTACGCTCGGGGTCTTCTCCGGCGATACGAACGGGCTGATCATCAACGGTAAGATCGCCGGCGTCGGCGTCTATTCCGGCATCAGCGCCACGGGCGCGCAAGTCGGAGGCCTCGGTGCACCCGTCACCGTCAATGGCGGCATCGCCGTCGGTGGCCAGATTGCCGGCAGCGCCAACGGCGCGGCGGCTTACGGCCTGCGCCTGGGAGCCGGGGCGACCACACCGAAGCTCACCGTTACCGGCAGCATCGGCGCGGGCGCGACTGCAACTGCCGGTGGCAGCTCGGTCGGCGTTCAGATCGATGCCGGCGCCACGCTGCCTACGATCGCCAACAGCGGCACGATCTCGGCGCAGACGACCGCCGCAACCGGCGCTTCCACCGCCATTCTCGATAAGAGCGGAACGCTCGCCAGCGTCACGAACAGCGGCTCGATCCTCGCTTCGAGCACCGACGGCACGCAGCGCGCGATCGACGCTTCGGTCAACACGACCGGCTTCACCTATACGCAGGCGCTGGCCACTTCGACCCAGACTACGCTTCCCGCCCTCAGCGGCGGCCTCGTTACGGGCAGCGGCAACGATGTCGTCAGCGCGTCGGCCGGTGTGATCTCATCGAAGATGGCGCTCGGCGCGGGTAACGACACCATCGCCTTGAGCGGCACCACCGCGGCCGTGATCGACGCGACGCTGGGCGACGGCAATGACAATGTGACGTTGTCCGGCACGAGCAGCTATTCGGGCTCGATCGATTTCGGTGCGGGCAACAACACGCTGACGATCGGCACCGGCTCGGGCTTCTTCGGCAAGTTCATCAATACGAACGGCGCGGCGCTCAACGCTGCGGTCGCGCTCAACGGCGGCACGCTCGCGTTCAACACGACCGACACCTCGACCATGAGCAGCCTGAACGTCAGCGGCGGCACGATCGGGGTGGTGCTCGATCCAACCACGCCCGCCGCGCACACGCTGATCAACGTTACCGGCGCGACCACCTTCACCGGCCCAGCGACGCTGGCCGTATCGCTGGTGAAGTTCGGCTTGACTTCGGGCAGCACCACCGTGCTGCAGAGCGGATCGCTGGTCGGCGCGAACAATTTGTCGCTCTCGATCAGCAACCTTCCCTATCTGTTGAAGGGGTCGCTCGCGACCGACGCGACGGCGGGCACGGTCGGCGTCGCGATCCAGCGCAAGACCGCGACCGAGTTGCAGCTGCGGCGCTCCGAGGCTGCGAGCTATGACGCCGTCTTCTCGGCGATCCAGAGCAACACCACGCTGTCGACCCTGTTCCTCGGCCTGACCGAACGCGACCCAACCCTGCTTCACTATCGCGAAATGCTGCCCGACCATCAGGGCGGCGTCTTCGATGTGCTGAGCGAAGGCAGCCGCGCACTGGCGCCGACCGAGAATGTGACACCATGGGCGACGCTCGGCCGCGTCAGCCTGTGGGCGCAGCAGGCACTGTGGGACGAGCACCAGGGCGCCAACGACACGCCCGGCAATGGCGGTAGCGGCTGGGGCCTTACCGGCGGTGGCGATCTCGCCATCGGCGACAATAGCCGCGCGGGCATCTCGATCGGTTACATCCACGGCGACGTGCGCGACAGCGGCGCCAATGAGGTCAGCGCCAACCAGTTTGGCGGCGGTCTCCATTGGTATAGCGGTTGGGGCGGCCTGAAGCTTACCGCCTACGGCAGCGCCGGCTATGTCCGCTTGTCGGAAACCCGTTCGCTCTCCGGTGCGACCGATACGTCGCCGTCGATCCTGACCAGCAAGGGCAAGTGGAACGGCATCAATGCCGCGGCAGGAGCCAAGGCAAGCTATGAGTGGACGGCTGGGGCCTTCTACCTGCGCCCCTCGGCCTTGCTGACTTACAACCGCCTGTCGGAAAGCTCGCATAACGAAACCGGCGGGGGCGCAGGCTTCGATCTCGCCGTCGCCAAGCGCACCAGCAGCGAAGCGGCCGCAACCGGCATGCTCGCCGCCGGCATCAACTTCGGCAATCGTACCGATCCGGAAGCCACCACCCTGCGGCTCGAGCTGGAAGGCGGTCGCCGCCAGATCCTGAGCTCCGATCTGAATGGCACGCGCGCGCATTTCACCGGAGGCAGCGATTTCACGCTGTTGCCGGAGGACCGCAAGAGCGGCTGGGTCGGCGGTGCCAATGCGTCGCTCGGATCGTCGAGCTTCCGCTTCATCGCATCCGGCGTGGTGGAGACCCGCAGCAACGGCCAGCGCATCTTTTCGGGACGCTTCGGCTTCCGCGGATCCTTCTAG
- a CDS encoding efflux transporter outer membrane subunit produces MTFVKLLPAVSALALVACSVGPNYVPPLPAANAQAPLLTASAPVSDAQTPGQWWKLYDDPVLDGLVGDALAANTDIRVAVARLDRAKASLRGARSDLLPQTTLSASPAYGRLPSDQRLPGTKRNDWQVDAGLDVSYELDLSGRVRREIEAAHGDVGAAAADVDAVRVSIVAETIGAYVEAASAAEQIKVAQSIVALLDHSVGITQKRLDAGRAERLDVVRLATLADQRRAEIPPLIAQREAALYRLAMLTGRTPDALPSVATARDTTPEIRQLIPVGDGGTLLARRPDVRAAERRLAANTARIGVATADLYPRIVLGGSIGQSSTGFSNLFGGGPLRWLLGPLISWNFPNQSAARARIAEARADRDGSLASFDGAVLRALQETDTALSAYAQSLNRRQALKTAHDDAARASRIVQARQREGQVDYLTLIDAERTDAEAAAALAQSQYAVASAQVDLFRALGGGWQEAGTDAGGGWAGK; encoded by the coding sequence ATGACTTTCGTCAAATTGCTTCCGGCCGTCTCGGCACTGGCGCTGGTCGCCTGTTCGGTTGGCCCGAATTACGTGCCGCCTTTGCCTGCGGCCAATGCACAGGCGCCTCTACTCACGGCCAGTGCGCCGGTCAGCGACGCGCAGACGCCAGGTCAGTGGTGGAAACTCTACGACGATCCGGTGCTCGACGGACTGGTCGGCGATGCGCTGGCCGCCAACACCGACATCCGGGTGGCAGTGGCGCGGCTGGATCGCGCCAAGGCGTCGCTGCGCGGCGCCCGTTCCGACCTGCTACCGCAGACCACACTCAGCGCCAGCCCCGCTTACGGCCGACTGCCTTCCGATCAGCGCCTGCCGGGGACGAAGCGTAACGACTGGCAGGTCGATGCCGGACTGGACGTCTCCTACGAACTCGACCTGTCCGGCCGTGTACGGCGCGAGATCGAAGCCGCGCATGGCGATGTCGGCGCCGCGGCAGCCGATGTCGACGCCGTGCGGGTTTCGATCGTCGCGGAGACGATCGGCGCTTATGTGGAAGCCGCCTCGGCCGCCGAGCAGATCAAAGTAGCGCAGTCGATCGTCGCGTTGCTCGATCATTCCGTTGGCATCACACAAAAGCGCCTGGATGCAGGGCGGGCGGAGCGGCTGGATGTCGTTCGCCTCGCGACGCTCGCGGATCAACGCAGGGCCGAAATTCCGCCTCTGATCGCCCAGCGCGAAGCGGCACTATATCGCCTGGCGATGCTCACCGGGCGCACGCCGGACGCATTGCCGTCGGTCGCGACCGCGCGCGACACGACCCCAGAGATTCGTCAGCTCATCCCGGTGGGAGACGGCGGGACTTTGCTGGCGCGGCGTCCCGATGTCCGTGCCGCCGAACGACGGCTCGCAGCCAATACAGCGCGGATTGGCGTCGCCACGGCCGACCTTTATCCGCGCATCGTCCTCGGCGGCTCGATCGGCCAGTCGAGCACGGGTTTCTCGAATTTGTTCGGCGGCGGCCCATTACGCTGGCTGTTGGGTCCGCTGATCAGCTGGAATTTCCCCAACCAGTCGGCCGCACGGGCCCGCATCGCAGAGGCGAGGGCGGACCGCGATGGATCGCTCGCTTCTTTCGATGGCGCAGTGCTGCGTGCGCTGCAGGAGACCGACACCGCATTGTCGGCTTATGCCCAGTCGCTCAACCGCCGTCAGGCGTTGAAGACCGCGCACGACGATGCGGCGCGCGCATCGCGGATCGTGCAGGCGCGTCAGCGTGAGGGGCAGGTCGATTACCTGACGCTGATCGACGCAGAACGCACCGACGCCGAAGCTGCGGCTGCGTTGGCCCAGTCACAATACGCGGTCGCCTCGGCGCAGGTCGATCTGTTTCGCGCACTCGGCGGCGGCTGGCAGGAGGCCGGCACCGACGCGGGTGGTGGATGGGCTGGCAAATAG
- a CDS encoding alpha-ketoglutarate-dependent dioxygenase AlkB: MATADEPPMTKRGSSAASSASRRLPVHAMNDVRGHARPRDARDPARHPYIIAMKDLFEAAPVPGLVVADNLISDSEEAALIAAIDATELAPFRFQGWLGKRLTHSFGWHYDFDRAQFAKADPIPEWLLPLRSKAAGFAGMAAEEFVQALLIRYDPGAGIGWHRDRPVFEHVLGISLGNPATLRLRRRTGLGFERASVELVPRSVYHLSGSVRHEWEHSIAPMDVPRWSITFRSLSEKGRRFDQR; the protein is encoded by the coding sequence ATGGCGACGGCAGATGAACCCCCGATGACCAAAAGGGGCAGCAGCGCGGCATCAAGCGCGTCCCGGCGCCTCCCGGTTCATGCAATGAACGACGTTCGAGGGCATGCCAGACCGCGCGACGCTCGCGATCCTGCCAGGCATCCTTATATAATCGCTATGAAAGATCTATTTGAAGCCGCGCCGGTGCCCGGCTTGGTAGTAGCCGACAACCTGATCAGTGATTCCGAGGAAGCGGCTCTTATTGCCGCGATCGACGCGACAGAATTGGCGCCATTTCGGTTTCAAGGCTGGCTGGGCAAGCGGCTGACCCACAGTTTTGGGTGGCACTACGATTTCGATCGCGCGCAGTTCGCGAAGGCTGATCCGATTCCCGAATGGTTGCTGCCGTTGCGCTCGAAAGCCGCCGGCTTCGCCGGAATGGCGGCGGAGGAGTTTGTCCAGGCGCTGCTGATCCGTTACGATCCGGGTGCCGGCATCGGCTGGCATCGGGATCGGCCGGTGTTTGAGCATGTCCTTGGTATCTCGCTCGGCAATCCGGCGACCTTGCGCCTGCGGCGGCGGACCGGGCTAGGGTTTGAGCGTGCTTCGGTCGAGCTCGTGCCTCGCTCCGTTTATCACCTCAGCGGCTCTGTGCGGCATGAGTGGGAACACAGTATCGCGCCGATGGACGTGCCGCGTTGGTCGATCACCTTTCGCAGTCTTTCCGAAAAGGGCCGCCGCTTCGATCAGCGGTAG
- a CDS encoding aromatic ring-hydroxylating oxygenase subunit alpha — translation MATVLPLSNIDPDEGWSLPAWLYSDPDYFEVELKQVIRPSWQVICHVSDIAGHGDWHGLDYAGESVVAVRGTDGEVRAFHNVCRHRGARILDGARGCAKRIVCPYHAWTYASDGRLVGVPQKESYDAGVLNGVGLAPVEHEIWQGFVFVRLEGGGPSVAEMMAPYAHEVAPYRFDELRALGRVTLRQRTVNWKNIADNYSDGLHIAVAHPGLKRLMGDGYGVESTDWVDKMWGPLVDRPSSNPSEHAYGRFLPHVAHLPQDRQRLWTYFKLWPNVAFDIYPDQVDFMQFLPVSPTETLIREISYAIPDDRREMKAARYLNWRINRQVNAEDTELVARVQQGMASSSFTVGPLSRDEVALRNFARRVRTLIPEARLHQTPPAGWTGAYR, via the coding sequence ATGGCGACCGTGCTTCCCTTATCCAACATCGATCCCGACGAGGGCTGGAGCCTGCCCGCCTGGCTCTATTCCGACCCCGACTATTTCGAGGTGGAACTCAAGCAGGTGATCCGCCCATCGTGGCAGGTGATCTGTCATGTCAGCGACATCGCCGGTCACGGCGATTGGCACGGCCTCGATTATGCCGGCGAGAGCGTCGTCGCCGTGCGAGGCACGGATGGCGAAGTTCGCGCCTTCCACAATGTCTGCCGACATCGCGGTGCGCGGATCCTCGATGGCGCGCGCGGCTGCGCTAAACGCATCGTCTGCCCCTATCACGCCTGGACCTACGCCAGTGACGGGCGGCTGGTCGGCGTGCCGCAAAAGGAAAGCTACGATGCCGGCGTGCTGAACGGGGTCGGCCTGGCGCCGGTCGAGCATGAGATCTGGCAGGGCTTCGTCTTTGTGCGCCTCGAAGGCGGCGGGCCGAGCGTCGCGGAGATGATGGCGCCCTACGCCCACGAAGTCGCGCCTTACCGGTTCGATGAACTGCGCGCGCTTGGCCGGGTCACGCTGCGCCAGCGGACGGTCAATTGGAAGAATATCGCCGACAATTATTCAGACGGGCTGCATATCGCGGTCGCCCATCCTGGGCTCAAGCGGCTGATGGGCGATGGCTATGGCGTCGAATCCACGGACTGGGTGGATAAGATGTGGGGACCATTGGTCGATCGGCCTTCGTCCAACCCGTCCGAACATGCTTATGGCCGCTTCCTGCCGCACGTCGCGCACTTGCCCCAGGATCGGCAGCGGCTGTGGACCTATTTCAAGCTATGGCCAAACGTCGCCTTTGACATCTATCCCGACCAGGTCGACTTCATGCAATTCCTGCCGGTCTCCCCGACCGAGACTTTGATCCGCGAGATCAGCTACGCGATCCCGGATGACCGCCGCGAGATGAAGGCGGCCCGCTATCTCAACTGGCGGATCAACCGCCAGGTCAATGCCGAGGATACCGAGCTGGTCGCGCGGGTGCAGCAGGGCATGGCATCGTCCAGCTTTACGGTCGGACCGCTAAGCCGCGACGAAGTGGCGCTGCGAAATTTCGCGCGTCGGGTGCGGACCTTGATCCCGGAAGCGCGGCTGCATCAAACACCGCCGGCCGGCTGGACCGGCGCCTACCGCTGA